The following proteins are encoded in a genomic region of bacterium:
- a CDS encoding HAD family hydrolase has protein sequence MIFILFDIDGTLIHSGGAGARALNLAFKEKYGIDEAMSVVNPHGQTDVAIVEEIFRKKLHRVPDEEEIQQILETYLFYLRKEVWKAEKYKVLEGVVETLDALHTSKGFFLGLATGNIEKGARIKLERGDLNKYFLCGGFGSDHRERWQIVKKAYERCVECAVEVPSSVYVVGDTPLDVEAGKKAGFKTVGVATSIYTVEDLKRSGADFVINNMLELLNILEKDASLLLKK, from the coding sequence ATGATTTTTATTCTTTTCGATATTGACGGTACCCTTATACACTCTGGGGGTGCAGGTGCAAGAGCCTTAAACCTTGCCTTTAAAGAGAAATACGGAATTGATGAAGCAATGTCTGTTGTTAATCCGCATGGGCAAACCGATGTGGCAATAGTCGAAGAGATTTTCAGAAAAAAGCTTCATAGAGTACCGGATGAGGAAGAGATTCAGCAAATCCTTGAAACTTACCTTTTTTACTTGAGGAAAGAGGTTTGGAAAGCAGAAAAATACAAAGTCCTTGAGGGAGTGGTTGAAACTCTTGATGCCCTTCATACTTCAAAGGGATTCTTTCTTGGCCTTGCTACGGGTAATATTGAAAAGGGCGCAAGGATAAAACTGGAGAGGGGCGATCTTAATAAATATTTCTTGTGTGGTGGATTTGGCTCTGATCACAGGGAAAGATGGCAGATTGTGAAAAAAGCGTACGAAAGATGTGTTGAATGTGCGGTGGAAGTTCCTTCCAGTGTTTATGTGGTTGGTGATACACCTCTTGATGTAGAGGCTGGGAAAAAAGCGGGCTTTAAAACCGTTGGAGTTGCGACAAGCATCTACACTGTAGAGGACCTGAAAAGAAGTGGGGCAGATTTCGTTATAAATAATATGCTCGAACTTTTAAACATTCTGGAAAAGGACGCATCGCTGCTTTTAAAAAAGTAG
- a CDS encoding L-threonine 3-dehydrogenase, producing the protein MAKRILVTGAAGQIGSELVPFLRNIYGNDNVVACGHSKPLPEEIVNSGPSDYVDVRDAKALAEKVKKYDVDTVYHLAAILSAAGEKNPQLAWDININGLYNVLEVAREFKLAVFIPSSIAAFGPNTPKVKTPQDTIQRPTSMYGITKVAGELLADYYWLKYGVDTRGVRYPGIISYVTPPGGGTTDYAVEIFYEAILKKRYVCFLKPGTMLDMMYMPDALKAAVQLMEADSSKLKHRNAFNVTAFSFDPEMLANEIKKHIPDFIIEYEVDPVRQSIADSWPDSLDDSCAREEWGWKPDYDFSAMVKDMIEKLSVKLLKK; encoded by the coding sequence ATGGCAAAAAGAATTTTAGTTACAGGTGCGGCAGGACAGATTGGTTCGGAACTCGTTCCGTTTTTGAGGAACATCTACGGTAATGACAATGTGGTTGCCTGCGGTCATTCCAAACCATTGCCTGAAGAAATTGTGAATTCTGGGCCTTCAGATTACGTGGATGTCAGAGATGCCAAAGCCTTAGCGGAAAAAGTTAAAAAATACGACGTGGATACAGTTTATCACCTTGCAGCAATCCTTTCCGCTGCAGGTGAGAAGAACCCACAGCTTGCATGGGATATTAACATAAATGGTCTATACAATGTCCTTGAAGTAGCAAGAGAATTTAAACTCGCAGTATTTATTCCCAGTTCCATTGCTGCTTTTGGGCCAAATACGCCGAAGGTTAAAACACCGCAGGATACCATTCAAAGACCAACTTCTATGTATGGGATAACGAAAGTTGCAGGAGAACTCTTGGCCGATTACTACTGGTTAAAGTATGGCGTAGATACGAGGGGTGTGAGGTATCCGGGCATCATATCGTACGTTACCCCTCCTGGTGGAGGGACAACGGATTACGCTGTGGAGATTTTTTATGAAGCGATCCTCAAGAAAAGGTATGTTTGCTTCTTGAAGCCCGGTACAATGTTGGATATGATGTATATGCCTGATGCGCTGAAGGCAGCAGTGCAGTTGATGGAGGCGGACTCTTCAAAATTGAAACACAGGAACGCTTTTAACGTCACCGCCTTCAGTTTCGATCCTGAGATGCTCGCTAACGAAATAAAGAAACATATCCCGGACTTTATTATCGAATATGAGGTTGACCCTGTTCGGCAGTCCATTGCGGATTCGTGGCCTGACAGTCTTGATGACTCCTGTGCAAGAGAGGAGTGGGGTTGGAAACCCGATTATGATTTTTCTGCGATGGTTAAAGATATGATTGAGAAACTAAGTGTTAAACTTTTAAAGAAATAA
- a CDS encoding aminotransferase class I/II-fold pyridoxal phosphate-dependent enzyme: MALDRLTRVLSNELEQLKNEGRAKGKEFIIVGVKMPENGKGPRFYLKGFGDKEFIRMNSNSYLGMQFEEEIIKVEEETARKFGVGPGAVRFISGTYAPHRELEKKLAKFHGREDAMIYSAAYVTVIGVISSLTTPETIIISDELNHNCIINAIRLSRPKDKVIYKHLDMKDLEEKVKDAVGKAKRVIVVTDGVFSMRGDYADLKEIQRIAEKYDKEFEENIFTIVDDSHGVGAFGETGRGTEEVTGGKADLLIGTMGKAYGVNGGYVVSNETVITYLREKAITYIYSNPITPAEAACVLKVLEILDSPRGRERLKYLRDLANRFRNGLLKLGYETIVSEHPIVPLLVRDTWRTSDIVKYLIDNGILATGLNYPVVPKGDETIRFQINADHTPDDIDYVLSVLERYKKEHWN, translated from the coding sequence ATGGCTCTTGATAGATTAACCAGGGTGTTAAGTAATGAATTAGAACAGCTCAAGAATGAAGGACGTGCGAAGGGCAAAGAGTTCATCATCGTTGGGGTTAAGATGCCAGAAAATGGCAAAGGTCCCAGATTTTATTTAAAGGGGTTTGGTGATAAAGAATTCATCAGGATGAACTCCAACTCCTACCTTGGAATGCAGTTTGAAGAGGAGATTATTAAGGTTGAGGAGGAAACAGCGAGAAAATTTGGAGTTGGTCCCGGAGCAGTCAGGTTTATAAGTGGGACATATGCCCCGCATAGGGAGCTGGAAAAAAAGTTGGCTAAGTTCCATGGGCGGGAAGATGCAATGATCTACAGCGCTGCCTACGTTACGGTAATCGGTGTGATTTCTTCTCTTACCACACCAGAGACCATAATTATAAGCGACGAATTGAACCACAACTGTATTATAAATGCCATAAGGCTTTCGAGGCCAAAGGATAAGGTTATTTACAAACATCTTGACATGAAAGACCTTGAAGAGAAAGTTAAGGACGCCGTGGGAAAGGCAAAGAGAGTGATCGTGGTTACCGATGGTGTTTTCAGCATGAGAGGTGATTACGCAGACCTTAAAGAGATCCAGAGAATAGCAGAAAAATATGACAAAGAGTTTGAGGAGAACATTTTTACTATCGTTGATGATTCTCACGGTGTCGGTGCTTTCGGAGAGACAGGTAGGGGCACAGAAGAGGTAACGGGTGGCAAGGCAGACCTTCTTATTGGAACCATGGGTAAGGCTTACGGCGTGAATGGCGGTTATGTCGTTTCCAATGAAACAGTTATAACCTATTTAAGGGAGAAAGCAATCACCTATATCTACTCCAATCCTATTACCCCTGCTGAAGCGGCTTGTGTTCTTAAAGTCCTTGAAATCCTTGACAGTCCAAGGGGTAGAGAAAGATTAAAATATCTTAGGGATCTGGCTAATCGTTTTAGAAACGGCCTCTTGAAACTTGGCTACGAAACGATTGTCAGTGAACATCCAATAGTGCCTCTCCTTGTAAGGGATACCTGGAGAACTTCTGATATTGTAAAATACCTCATTGATAATGGGATTCTTGCCACAGGACTAAACTATCCCGTTGTTCCAAAGGGTGATGAAACCATTAGATTCCAGATCAATGCGGACCATACGCCGGATGATATTGATTACGTGTTAAGTGTTCTTGAAAGGTATAAAAAAGAGCACTGGAACTGA
- the panC gene encoding pantoate--beta-alanine ligase: MEVLKNPDEVLKISQRLRKEGKRIGFVPTMGYLHEGHLSLVKKSKEECDVTFVSIFVNPIQFGPGEDYERYPRDEKRDLSLLEQEGVDYVFIPDVKEMYPEDFSTFVEETELSRYLCGAKRPGHFKGVCTVVTKLFNIVMPDRAYFGKKDYQQFRIIERMVRDLNMAVEIVPCPIVREPDGLAMSSRNVYLTPEERKDALCLYNSLQLASQMIKNGERNPEKIKAEMEKFILQHKSVKKIDYIEIVDKYTLTPVHELRGRELIALAVFVGKARLIDNIETSEILPEWSNQ; this comes from the coding sequence ATGGAAGTTTTAAAAAATCCTGATGAAGTTCTAAAAATTTCTCAGAGACTAAGAAAAGAAGGAAAAAGGATTGGATTCGTGCCCACCATGGGGTACCTCCATGAGGGGCATCTATCGCTGGTCAAAAAATCAAAAGAAGAGTGCGATGTCACTTTTGTTTCAATCTTTGTAAATCCAATACAGTTTGGTCCCGGTGAGGACTACGAAAGATATCCGAGAGATGAAAAGAGAGACCTCAGCCTTTTAGAGCAAGAGGGGGTAGATTATGTTTTTATCCCGGATGTAAAGGAGATGTATCCCGAAGATTTCTCAACTTTTGTTGAAGAAACGGAATTATCAAGGTATCTCTGTGGAGCTAAAAGGCCGGGGCATTTCAAGGGTGTTTGCACCGTCGTGACAAAACTCTTTAATATCGTGATGCCCGACAGGGCCTACTTTGGGAAAAAAGACTATCAGCAATTTAGAATCATTGAGCGCATGGTTAGAGATTTAAACATGGCGGTCGAAATCGTTCCCTGCCCCATTGTAAGAGAACCTGACGGCCTTGCGATGAGTTCGAGAAATGTCTATCTTACCCCCGAAGAGAGAAAAGACGCTCTCTGTCTTTACAATTCTCTTCAACTGGCATCACAAATGATAAAAAATGGGGAGCGAAACCCCGAAAAAATAAAGGCAGAAATGGAAAAATTTATCCTTCAGCACAAATCGGTAAAAAAGATCGATTACATAGAAATTGTGGATAAATACACCTTAACCCCTGTTCATGAACTGAGGGGGAGGGAGCTTATTGCCCTTGCAGTTTTCGTCGGGAAGGCCAGACTCATCGATAACATTGAAACCTCGGAAATTTTGCCTGAATGGAGCAATCAATAA
- the panB gene encoding 3-methyl-2-oxobutanoate hydroxymethyltransferase, whose amino-acid sequence MKKFTIADFFRLKEQKEPIVMVTAYDYVSARMADEAGVDAILVGDSLSMVIQGNENTLSCNIEDVIYHTKIVKRGVKNAFLIADMPFLSYQISEPEAIKNAGLLIKAGAEAVKIEGGREVADLVKKLTDYGIPVMGHLGMTPQHVHSYGGYKLQAKTERDIERLLEDAKILEELGVFSIVLEMVPAEVAESVTKSVKVPTIGIGAGPYCDGQVLVFHDLLGLYPDFRPSFAKAYKELYKEGVEGLKAFREEVKTKKFPDEKHFFKLKRAN is encoded by the coding sequence ATGAAAAAATTTACGATAGCCGACTTCTTTAGATTGAAAGAGCAAAAAGAACCCATCGTAATGGTGACAGCCTATGATTACGTTTCAGCAAGGATGGCCGACGAGGCTGGCGTAGACGCCATCCTCGTCGGTGATTCCCTTTCCATGGTGATTCAGGGGAACGAGAATACCCTCTCTTGCAACATAGAAGATGTAATATACCATACTAAAATTGTGAAAAGAGGGGTCAAAAATGCCTTTCTTATCGCTGACATGCCCTTCCTCTCATACCAGATAAGTGAGCCTGAAGCTATAAAAAATGCTGGACTTCTTATTAAAGCGGGAGCGGAAGCTGTCAAAATAGAAGGGGGAAGGGAAGTAGCAGATCTCGTAAAGAAATTAACTGATTACGGTATACCTGTTATGGGCCATCTGGGGATGACCCCTCAGCATGTCCACTCCTACGGGGGTTATAAATTACAGGCAAAAACGGAAAGAGATATTGAGCGCCTTCTTGAAGACGCCAAAATTTTAGAAGAATTGGGTGTGTTTTCAATCGTTTTAGAAATGGTTCCCGCGGAAGTGGCTGAAAGTGTTACAAAATCCGTAAAAGTTCCAACTATTGGAATTGGTGCGGGTCCCTACTGTGATGGGCAGGTCCTCGTCTTCCACGATCTACTTGGCCTTTATCCCGATTTCAGACCATCCTTTGCAAAGGCTTACAAAGAACTATATAAAGAAGGTGTTGAAGGGTTAAAGGCCTTCCGGGAAGAGGTTAAAACGAAAAAATTTCCCGATGAGAAGCATTTCTTTAAGTTAAAGAGGGCAAATTGA
- a CDS encoding M42 family metallopeptidase, translated as MEKNREKFLETLVNAMSPSGFEEEAVKVWVERAKPYADKVYTDYHGNAIAVINEGKEPRIMLAGHIDEIGYMITYVDEQGYLYFNTIGGVDPQIAQGQRVWIKGKDGSRILGVIGKKAIHLLDEEERKRVPKFKEMWIDIGARNKDEALEKIDIGTCAVNAQSYERLYNNNVVARGFDDRVGAFIVLEALIELSKVKDKLNASIYAVATVQEEIGLRGAHTSAFGIDPHVGIAVDVTHTADQPGVEKKVIGDIKLGGGPVIARGPNISPKVFEKLVATAKELNLPYQVEPAPRATGTDANAIQLTRSGVATGLVSVPNRYMHTPCEIVNLEDLDNIIKLLAGFCERVKSKEEFILYQI; from the coding sequence ATGGAAAAAAATAGAGAGAAATTCTTGGAAACCCTCGTAAATGCCATGAGTCCATCGGGTTTCGAGGAAGAGGCAGTGAAAGTTTGGGTGGAAAGAGCAAAACCTTATGCAGACAAAGTCTATACCGATTATCACGGTAATGCCATCGCGGTCATAAACGAAGGTAAAGAGCCAAGAATAATGCTGGCCGGACACATTGATGAAATTGGTTATATGATAACCTACGTAGATGAACAGGGTTACCTTTACTTCAATACCATAGGTGGGGTTGACCCTCAGATTGCTCAAGGTCAGAGGGTCTGGATCAAGGGGAAGGATGGTTCAAGGATTCTCGGTGTAATAGGAAAAAAAGCCATCCACCTACTGGATGAAGAAGAAAGAAAAAGAGTGCCAAAATTTAAAGAAATGTGGATTGACATAGGGGCGAGAAATAAGGACGAAGCTCTTGAAAAAATTGATATTGGGACATGCGCCGTAAATGCCCAATCCTACGAAAGACTTTACAATAACAACGTCGTTGCAAGGGGCTTTGATGACAGGGTGGGTGCCTTCATTGTCCTTGAGGCTTTAATTGAACTCTCCAAGGTAAAAGATAAACTAAATGCTTCTATTTATGCGGTTGCAACGGTTCAGGAAGAAATAGGCCTCAGGGGAGCCCACACCAGTGCCTTTGGAATAGATCCTCATGTTGGAATTGCCGTCGATGTAACCCATACAGCCGATCAACCTGGTGTGGAGAAAAAGGTCATTGGCGATATAAAACTGGGTGGTGGCCCCGTCATTGCAAGAGGGCCAAACATTAGTCCAAAAGTATTTGAAAAGCTTGTTGCGACAGCTAAGGAGTTAAACTTACCTTATCAAGTTGAACCTGCTCCAAGGGCCACGGGGACCGACGCCAATGCCATTCAGCTAACAAGGTCAGGGGTAGCTACAGGCCTTGTATCGGTACCCAACCGTTACATGCACACCCCCTGTGAAATTGTAAACCTCGAGGACCTTGACAACATAATAAAACTCCTCGCAGGATTCTGTGAGAGGGTAAAGAGCAAGGAAGAGTTTATACTCTATCAGATTTAA
- a CDS encoding glycosyl hydrolase family 18 protein encodes MKVLLYLLISQPYLPSIHQIEYYAHLDKAVFSPLSDTPIAVEPLQESKGLRHIFYGYCPYWIDTLNYDYLDFSLITHVAYFSVSIDTNGDVVSFPYSDRFITLINRAHKRGVRVHITFNIFGNSSVSNFLNNAGARLNAINNIVQFVENYNIEGVNIDFEYVTQTVKDSFSRFINDLYYALQNSTSRRKDLFIAMPAVPEWYPGYDYTYLSTHSDGLFIMGYDFHYRGSTYAGPVAPAIPSSVWGQYCIAKTIGSYKARCSPSKLILGMPYYGYRWPTESENINSPTTDSGSAVFAYTAMQEANTIGRLWDSNSPTPWYRYVYDSNWYQVWYEDTASIRVKIRIARDSSIKGMGCWALTYDNGIFNNIIREELNIPATQEHFVVKVITQELDIQEGPSTNYPVITTATYGSKFVAFQYEGNWYKIYFPSASGGYYGYIYGGDGINEKNLEGSSGDTIAVCTADLLNVRKGPSTSDSIITQITRGQAFVLDSIASGWGRIYLPDLQGNTKGWISLSYATLFSNLEDYNPLTGELLEVIYPDSTLAPFDTFTLRLKIKNLSYSPFDSLTQLVSSLDVSNFYYSDYWVNQKRAKPLGHFGLPNQTFYFDFKMRVSREEEGPLSETFYLVRGNDTILGPILINVTLPVEEERPSSILSLSGKSLRVTGIGPDLAILEIFDTIGRRVVQKEITDGFEVDLCLTRGVYFAVLKKHNKILLVKKFAVLY; translated from the coding sequence GTGAAAGTCTTATTATACTTACTCATTTCTCAGCCTTACCTTCCATCCATCCACCAAATTGAATATTACGCCCACTTAGATAAAGCAGTCTTTTCACCTCTCAGCGATACCCCTATTGCGGTCGAGCCCCTTCAAGAATCAAAGGGTCTTAGACACATTTTCTACGGATACTGCCCTTACTGGATAGACACCCTTAACTACGACTATTTAGACTTTTCCCTAATTACCCACGTAGCCTACTTTTCAGTGAGCATTGATACCAATGGTGACGTTGTGAGTTTCCCTTACTCTGATCGCTTCATCACACTGATAAACCGGGCACACAAGCGAGGAGTAAGGGTCCACATCACTTTCAACATTTTTGGGAATAGTTCTGTATCAAACTTTCTGAACAACGCAGGTGCCCGGCTCAACGCCATAAACAATATCGTCCAATTTGTTGAAAACTATAACATTGAAGGTGTAAATATAGATTTTGAGTATGTAACCCAAACCGTCAAGGATAGCTTTTCCCGTTTCATCAACGACCTTTATTACGCTCTTCAAAACAGTACTTCAAGAAGAAAAGACCTATTTATTGCAATGCCAGCGGTTCCCGAATGGTACCCCGGATACGATTACACCTACCTCTCTACCCACAGTGATGGCCTTTTCATAATGGGGTATGACTTTCATTATCGAGGTTCAACTTATGCGGGGCCCGTGGCACCAGCCATACCTTCTTCCGTCTGGGGACAGTATTGTATCGCAAAAACCATTGGGAGCTACAAGGCTCGATGCTCTCCTTCAAAACTCATTCTCGGCATGCCCTACTATGGCTATCGCTGGCCAACCGAATCGGAAAACATCAACAGCCCCACTACAGACTCAGGATCCGCTGTTTTTGCCTATACTGCCATGCAAGAAGCAAACACCATCGGCAGGCTCTGGGATTCCAATTCCCCTACTCCTTGGTACCGCTACGTTTATGACTCCAATTGGTATCAGGTCTGGTACGAGGACACTGCCTCGATCCGAGTAAAGATACGAATAGCCAGAGACAGCTCCATTAAAGGCATGGGGTGTTGGGCTCTAACATATGATAATGGAATCTTCAACAACATCATCAGGGAAGAGCTAAATATACCAGCAACACAAGAACATTTTGTAGTCAAAGTTATAACTCAGGAACTCGATATACAGGAAGGTCCTTCAACTAATTATCCCGTGATCACCACTGCAACCTATGGGAGTAAATTCGTTGCCTTTCAATACGAAGGAAACTGGTATAAGATATACTTTCCCTCAGCAAGTGGCGGATATTACGGATACATTTACGGGGGAGATGGAATTAATGAAAAAAATTTAGAAGGTTCTTCAGGGGATACCATCGCCGTTTGTACCGCTGACCTTTTAAATGTGCGGAAGGGCCCTTCTACATCTGATTCAATTATTACACAAATTACCAGAGGTCAGGCTTTTGTTTTAGATTCCATAGCCAGTGGATGGGGAAGGATTTACCTTCCAGATTTGCAGGGCAATACAAAGGGATGGATATCTCTCAGTTACGCAACATTATTTAGCAACCTGGAAGACTACAATCCATTAACAGGCGAACTTCTTGAGGTGATCTATCCAGACTCAACTCTTGCCCCCTTTGATACCTTTACCCTCCGACTAAAGATTAAAAATCTTTCTTACTCCCCCTTCGATTCACTGACCCAACTCGTAAGCTCCTTGGACGTTTCTAACTTCTATTATTCTGATTATTGGGTAAATCAGAAAAGAGCAAAGCCCCTTGGCCATTTTGGCCTCCCAAACCAGACCTTTTACTTTGACTTCAAAATGAGAGTTTCCAGAGAAGAAGAAGGACCTTTGAGTGAAACCTTTTACCTTGTAAGAGGCAACGACACGATTCTGGGTCCCATTTTGATCAACGTCACACTCCCCGTGGAAGAGGAAAGGCCTTCATCTATCCTTAGCCTTAGTGGAAAATCTTTAAGGGTAACTGGAATCGGCCCTGATTTAGCAATTCTTGAGATTTTTGACACCATAGGGCGAAGAGTTGTTCAAAAAGAAATAACCGACGGTTTTGAGGTAGATTTGTGTCTTACACGAGGCGTTTATTTTGCTGTGCTTAAAAAACACAATAAAATTTTGCTGGTTAAAAAATTTGCTGTCTTATATTAA
- a CDS encoding M48 family metallopeptidase: MSALDFMKIASRNKRRTFLLFLTLVAILYFIGRFLDHTFNGGGFYTLLALTIALIQSLISYYVGDKIVLASVRAREPNLSDYEERQFVNVVQELSIAAGIPTPKCYVMDDPSPNAFATGRDPKHASVCATTGLLKLLNREELEGVIGHELSHIKNRDILTMTMVAVMVGAIVIIADLLRFQLYFGGARRRRDREGGELIALLILFLIVIFASIIGRLMSLAISRAREYMADAGSVAITRNPLALASALEKIANYSRPMQVSDAVSHLFISDPKKRAISEKDSLWANLWSTHPPIRKRIAILKQMAGLFV; the protein is encoded by the coding sequence ATGAGTGCTCTTGATTTCATGAAAATAGCCTCAAGAAATAAGAGACGAACATTTCTGTTGTTTCTTACTCTCGTTGCAATACTATACTTTATCGGGAGGTTTCTTGATCACACTTTTAATGGTGGTGGGTTTTACACCCTGCTTGCCCTCACTATTGCTCTCATTCAAAGCCTCATTTCCTACTACGTAGGAGATAAGATTGTTCTTGCTTCGGTGAGGGCAAGGGAACCAAATCTATCCGATTACGAGGAGAGACAATTCGTAAATGTCGTTCAGGAACTGAGTATAGCAGCGGGAATTCCAACTCCAAAATGCTACGTGATGGATGACCCATCACCCAATGCCTTTGCAACCGGTAGAGACCCTAAACACGCTTCCGTATGCGCTACCACTGGACTCCTTAAACTTCTAAACCGTGAAGAGCTGGAAGGCGTTATTGGTCACGAGTTATCCCATATAAAAAACAGAGATATTCTCACCATGACAATGGTGGCGGTAATGGTCGGAGCCATCGTTATTATCGCTGATCTTCTCCGATTTCAGCTATACTTCGGAGGTGCAAGGAGAAGAAGGGACAGGGAAGGTGGCGAACTTATTGCACTCCTTATACTATTCTTAATCGTTATCTTTGCCTCTATAATCGGAAGGTTAATGTCTCTTGCCATTTCGCGTGCCCGAGAATACATGGCCGACGCGGGATCCGTTGCCATAACAAGGAATCCTTTAGCCCTTGCATCAGCTCTGGAAAAAATTGCCAACTATTCAAGACCAATGCAGGTAAGCGACGCAGTATCCCATCTTTTCATAAGTGATCCCAAAAAGAGAGCAATTTCAGAAAAGGACTCTCTCTGGGCAAATCTGTGGAGCACCCATCCTCCAATTAGGAAAAGAATTGCCATCCTAAAGCAGATGGCGGGGCTTTTTGTGTAG
- a CDS encoding LemA family protein — translation MTLKIVIIAFVLIFLFVLFAYNTLVKWRMRVKEAFSQLDVQLKRRHDLIPNLVETVKGYMKHERELLERITELRSRAIKASDFKEKGEVEGSLTGSIKKLLVLVENYPDLKASENFKILQEEITSTENRIAYARQFFNDTVRHYNTLCQVFPTNIIANLFGFKPAEFLEFPEERGTVEIKF, via the coding sequence ATGACATTGAAAATTGTTATTATAGCTTTTGTTTTAATTTTCCTCTTTGTCCTTTTTGCCTACAACACTCTGGTGAAATGGCGAATGAGGGTCAAAGAGGCCTTTTCTCAACTGGACGTTCAACTAAAAAGGAGACACGACCTTATTCCCAATCTCGTTGAGACGGTAAAAGGATACATGAAACACGAGAGAGAACTCCTGGAAAGGATAACAGAACTTAGAAGCAGGGCAATAAAGGCCAGTGACTTTAAGGAGAAAGGGGAAGTTGAAGGCTCACTTACTGGTAGCATTAAAAAACTCCTTGTCCTTGTGGAAAACTACCCAGACCTAAAAGCCTCAGAAAACTTCAAAATTTTGCAGGAAGAAATCACAAGCACCGAAAACCGAATTGCCTACGCAAGACAATTCTTCAACGACACTGTGAGGCACTATAACACCCTATGTCAGGTTTTCCCGACTAATATAATCGCAAATTTATTTGGTTTCAAACCTGCTGAATTTTTAGAATTTCCTGAGGAGAGGGGAACCGTCGAGATTAAATTTTAA